A window of the Borrelia parkeri genome harbors these coding sequences:
- a CDS encoding DUF276 domain-containing protein (DUF276 is restricted to Borreliella and related spirochetes.) — protein sequence MSILFDPDFGTLKQDIQQIINTKREYLRDTYGIIINNDPTSIYNIIANSLAIKEYELIGEVNKLFSLLKPDSPYWKEIQKHISIKSTTYDAIKSALLNLNGIRNVNIKSTAGKASIYLILDDSMMNKEKSQITDSNLKALIWETLYLTCPVGTVFEGDILIDGINSQNQKIDYKVSIGKRKYAYLKSKYKVNLENHIYLNIDFKIREIYTRIKNNNYTDMGISFEYQDFFAPVNEIKGVHCIDVSVAIKDNLDVKITDINTSEFKQNENIKIEANEILDLNFNADRLLIDISS from the coding sequence ATGAGTATTCTCTTTGATCCTGACTTTGGAACTTTAAAACAGGATATCCAACAAATAATTAATACCAAACGTGAATATTTAAGAGACACGTATGGAATTATAATTAATAATGACCCTACATCCATTTACAATATAATTGCAAACTCACTTGCAATAAAAGAATATGAACTAATAGGTGAGGTTAACAAATTATTTTCTCTTCTTAAACCAGATTCTCCTTATTGGAAGGAGATACAAAAACATATAAGCATTAAAAGTACTACCTATGATGCTATAAAAAGTGCATTACTAAATCTTAATGGAATTAGAAATGTCAATATTAAAAGCACAGCTGGTAAGGCTAGTATTTACCTAATATTAGATGACTCGATGATGAATAAAGAGAAGAGTCAAATTACAGACTCCAATCTTAAAGCATTAATTTGGGAGACACTTTATCTTACATGTCCTGTTGGTACTGTTTTTGAAGGCGATATTCTCATAGATGGAATTAATAGCCAAAATCAAAAAATTGATTACAAAGTATCAATTGGAAAACGCAAATACGCATATCTTAAGAGTAAATACAAAGTCAATCTTGAGAATCATATATACTTGAACATTGACTTTAAAATTAGAGAAATTTATACTCGAATTAAAAATAATAACTACACAGATATGGGAATAAGTTTTGAATATCAAGATTTCTTCGCTCCTGTTAATGAAATTAAAGGTGTTCATTGCATTGATGTTTCTGTTGCCATAAAAGATAACCTGGACGTAAAAATTACTGATATTAATACAAGCGAATTCAAGCAAAATGAGAATATTAAAATTGAAGCAAATGAAATTCTCGATCTAAATTTTAATGCTGATAGGTTGCTAATTGATATCTCTTCATAA
- a CDS encoding DUF693 family protein → MEERLIKYDFKIEFYNISQTSTSEEKPKIIIKTEDGIHIDISISDIYSSNNYVCAKRSKLSLWNLSLDFTRNVNEGDIVKIFYKKFADSRDYDFIMSGYLGVPMSTDYDSGDFSVDLEVHLATKSNYFNSKLDINQFQGMSVENAISIAFPNRHIINMSYADRTKIITESFCANTPLEFIEKITKKYVQSVRTDIAPKDHRQLIKESALRHTHVECNYIFTNATPEAKDTNYIFLEDFGLHFIPQQEIAIGSTRNIRLIYWNAKIMYTHKLKVGDRVKFLDSLGSEVKSSIIETSAAVKLSNILATLRVKNWIYRLTINLILSLNKT, encoded by the coding sequence ATGGAAGAAAGGCTTATCAAATACGACTTTAAAATCGAATTTTATAACATAAGTCAAACTAGCACATCAGAAGAAAAACCTAAAATCATAATTAAAACTGAAGACGGTATACACATTGACATATCAATATCTGATATTTACTCAAGCAATAATTATGTGTGTGCAAAGAGAAGCAAGCTAAGTCTTTGGAACTTATCTCTTGATTTTACTCGTAATGTAAATGAAGGAGATATTGTAAAGATATTTTATAAAAAATTCGCAGACTCTAGAGATTATGATTTTATTATGTCAGGGTATTTAGGTGTTCCTATGAGTACTGATTATGATAGTGGTGATTTTAGTGTTGATCTTGAAGTTCATTTGGCAACAAAAAGTAATTACTTCAATAGCAAACTTGACATAAATCAATTTCAAGGCATGAGTGTAGAGAATGCCATCTCTATAGCATTTCCTAATAGACATATAATCAATATGAGTTATGCTGATAGAACAAAAATTATAACTGAAAGTTTTTGTGCAAATACTCCTCTTGAGTTTATTGAAAAGATAACTAAAAAGTATGTTCAAAGTGTTAGGACAGATATTGCACCTAAAGATCACAGACAACTTATTAAAGAATCAGCTCTCAGGCACACTCATGTTGAGTGTAATTATATCTTTACTAACGCCACACCTGAAGCTAAAGATACAAATTATATCTTTCTTGAAGATTTTGGTCTTCACTTTATCCCGCAACAAGAGATTGCTATTGGAAGTACCCGCAATATAAGACTTATATATTGGAATGCCAAGATTATGTATACACACAAACTAAAAGTTGGTGATAGGGTCAAATTTCTAGATTCGCTGGGGAGTGAAGTTAAGAGTAGCATTATAGAGACTAGTGCTGCTGTTAAATTAAGCAATATACTTGCTACCTTGAGGGTTAAAAATTGGATTTACAGATTGACAATCAATTTAATTCTGTCTTTAAACAAGACTTAG
- a CDS encoding DUF792 family protein produces MISQFTTDFTYKYKDTAPLKATLDPLNLTPSQITNILKETFNEISTVFMAYNFLSLCPRMDFKGLGYVPQGFFILPKSELISTTYTTTCSKHPVIDYYTRKAEYVSYNPTFTGEVITLNNAVLTSAYKELLNFSTNTAFGKLIFPHTSNLAKQQLVNRVEESVPFSLYSPTLGFRSIVAITSLTLKDTVYLDEVEISLTLEVLKTFNVYKG; encoded by the coding sequence ATGATATCACAATTTACAACTGATTTTACTTATAAATACAAAGACACAGCACCCCTAAAGGCAACCCTAGACCCTTTAAATCTTACACCATCACAAATAACAAATATCCTTAAAGAAACATTCAATGAAATCTCTACCGTGTTTATGGCATATAATTTCTTAAGTTTATGTCCAAGGATGGACTTTAAAGGACTTGGATATGTCCCTCAAGGGTTCTTCATTTTACCTAAAAGTGAACTAATTAGCACAACTTACACCACAACATGTTCAAAACATCCTGTAATTGACTATTACACACGTAAAGCTGAATATGTAAGCTACAATCCAACTTTTACTGGCGAAGTTATCACACTAAATAATGCTGTATTAACTAGTGCTTATAAGGAACTGCTTAATTTTTCAACTAATACGGCTTTTGGAAAGTTAATTTTTCCTCATACTAGTAATTTAGCAAAACAACAACTGGTTAACAGAGTTGAAGAGAGTGTACCATTTAGCCTCTACAGCCCAACTCTAGGGTTTAGAAGCATAGTTGCAATTACATCTCTTACCCTTAAAGACACAGTATACCTTGATGAGGTTGAAATTAGTCTCACATTAGAAGTTCTTAAAACATTTAATGTATATAAAGGATAA
- a CDS encoding DUF759 family protein yields MNDTKFTIKFKGVLDHALTRKSLEQDIAKLERLIKPKRSHLKSTRDILKHNLYEKKRELAKQKKYERLRESVEKFRLTKTKKLIKLGYTFEDARRKAFKHSLMSTKERRRLEYEDLKRGGHKATTLNKTVQSSILKGASILKIAAGTALGNAVSSGASGIFSYAKKSLEENAKLSKTHAITSKVFTTGEKKSLSHMLKGFSGFERDLEREDFLNLAGIIRKELEFLGQNNDNNLKKAVEFAAKLKSTGVVDDTNSAIAAVVEFLQGKSGPLYDIMSSFKEFTGKYNERAAMEYDILAPGQALDYRSHKLKEVINDWNSLKFPTYSSSTEEAKSSLEKLNDTGSKLTAKVLEPLVTSLNKILDWALTFNFQTHVINPLIDGFKSFFGDINEWLIKLGKRTLKLILPSKIYRLVFGSEPATDKSHSPLLSTDTEAKLETDASIKTPR; encoded by the coding sequence ATGAATGATACAAAATTTACAATTAAATTTAAAGGTGTACTTGATCACGCATTAACTCGCAAATCTTTAGAACAAGATATAGCCAAACTAGAACGTTTAATTAAACCTAAGCGATCACATCTAAAGAGTACTAGGGATATATTAAAACACAATTTATATGAGAAGAAACGTGAACTAGCCAAACAAAAAAAATATGAACGTTTAAGGGAAAGTGTAGAAAAGTTTAGACTTACTAAGACTAAAAAACTCATTAAGCTTGGATACACATTTGAAGACGCTAGGCGAAAAGCATTCAAGCATTCCTTAATGTCAACTAAAGAGCGAAGACGACTAGAATATGAAGATTTGAAACGTGGGGGGCACAAAGCAACAACACTTAACAAAACCGTTCAAAGTAGTATTCTTAAAGGCGCTAGTATTTTAAAAATCGCTGCTGGGACTGCTCTTGGAAATGCTGTTAGTAGTGGTGCTTCGGGAATATTTAGTTATGCTAAGAAATCTTTAGAAGAAAATGCAAAATTAAGTAAAACACATGCAATTACTTCAAAAGTATTTACAACAGGTGAGAAGAAATCATTAAGTCACATGCTTAAAGGATTTTCCGGTTTTGAAAGGGATTTAGAGAGAGAAGATTTCCTAAACTTGGCTGGGATAATTAGAAAAGAACTCGAATTTTTAGGTCAAAACAATGACAATAATCTTAAAAAGGCAGTAGAATTTGCTGCAAAGCTTAAATCTACTGGGGTTGTTGATGATACTAACTCGGCTATTGCAGCAGTAGTAGAATTCTTGCAAGGTAAAAGCGGTCCTCTCTATGACATTATGAGCTCATTTAAAGAGTTTACTGGTAAATATAATGAACGAGCCGCAATGGAATATGACATACTAGCACCAGGCCAGGCCCTTGATTACAGAAGTCATAAACTAAAGGAAGTAATTAACGATTGGAACTCACTTAAATTTCCTACTTACTCAAGCTCGACAGAAGAGGCTAAAAGTAGCTTAGAAAAGCTTAATGACACAGGTTCAAAACTTACTGCCAAGGTATTAGAACCGTTAGTTACTTCTTTAAACAAAATACTCGATTGGGCTTTAACGTTTAATTTTCAAACACATGTTATTAACCCCTTAATAGACGGGTTTAAAAGTTTTTTCGGTGACATTAACGAATGGCTTATAAAACTTGGCAAGAGAACTTTAAAATTAATACTGCCTAGTAAAATATACAGATTGGTATTTGGCAGCGAACCTGCAACAGATAAAAGTCATTCACCACTCTTAAGTACTGATACTGAAGCAAAATTAGAAACAGACGCAAGTATAAAAACACCAAGGTAA
- a CDS encoding DUF1322 family protein encodes MKSSSNEYIQVLHETKLEYFKLLEEIKQNKYFFPIIMGVCTLNDVKTLNYKDLMEVNKISELKLEKQIFEMFLSKGVL; translated from the coding sequence ATGAAAAGCAGTAGTAATGAATATATACAAGTATTACATGAAACTAAGCTTGAATATTTTAAGCTACTTGAAGAGATAAAACAAAACAAATATTTCTTTCCAATTATCATGGGTGTTTGCACTTTAAATGACGTAAAAACACTAAATTATAAAGATTTAATGGAAGTTAACAAAATATCTGAACTTAAACTTGAAAAGCAAATATTTGAAATGTTCCTTAGTAAAGGTGTATTATGA
- a CDS encoding DUF1473 family protein translates to MITRYKMNILTKDKTHTFEVRVLPVYKWDSILGFSQSEGIHKLNEIKYLSEITNLMIKPGFLDEFYFILNENREYITYYKEYLQAILYSIQFDTFKSDPDFKRPNLVYLSHYLNNTSGFIQFDYIDDSWNYEEIIQNIKI, encoded by the coding sequence GTGATTACACGTTACAAAATGAATATTTTAACTAAAGACAAAACACATACATTTGAAGTAAGAGTACTTCCTGTCTACAAGTGGGACTCTATATTAGGATTTTCACAAAGTGAAGGCATACATAAACTAAATGAAATTAAATATTTAAGCGAAATTACCAATTTAATGATTAAACCTGGCTTTTTAGATGAATTTTACTTTATTTTAAATGAAAATAGAGAGTACATTACTTACTATAAAGAATATCTTCAAGCCATACTTTACTCAATTCAGTTTGATACATTCAAATCAGATCCTGACTTTAAGAGACCAAATTTAGTTTACTTAAGTCATTATCTAAATAATACTAGTGGCTTTATACAATTTGATTACATTGATGATAGTTGGAATTATGAAGAGATAATACAAAATATCAAAATATAG
- a CDS encoding DUF1463 family protein has product MTQCYDLRNIVFSIGGHEIQSGKLELTSEPTTRAVASSEDRGFPIVSFRDPRTIVFIFNIEVSIGTYDYKLLTKLSKDQFYNMSKSKNERMLDLVFNDLEDIKIISNSAFFAEEPSRSYSAEAEKVTFEIRAVGCTVDN; this is encoded by the coding sequence ATGACACAATGTTATGATTTAAGAAACATAGTTTTTTCAATTGGCGGGCATGAGATTCAAAGCGGTAAGTTAGAACTTACAAGTGAACCTACAACAAGAGCGGTAGCTAGCAGTGAAGATAGAGGGTTTCCCATAGTTAGCTTTAGAGACCCTAGAACCATTGTTTTTATATTCAATATTGAGGTTTCAATTGGAACTTATGATTACAAACTGCTAACAAAGCTTTCAAAAGACCAATTCTATAACATGTCCAAAAGTAAAAATGAAAGAATGTTAGATTTAGTATTCAATGACTTGGAAGACATCAAAATCATATCTAACTCTGCATTTTTTGCAGAAGAACCTTCAAGAAGCTACTCTGCTGAGGCTGAAAAGGTTACTTTTGAGATAAGAGCAGTTGGATGCACAGTTGATAATTAA
- a CDS encoding DUF787 family protein — MPQDTISVNLAHSRLDINYVNYYAPLLVYKCAKIKVNTTTPKVKILNLNINNFERQIDALEKEGSNGEDEFGKEKEYLKSAIQAFFSSGDAGLKSVKLLIYKEGTEAKAIKTELRDNRYTFIVLINTYASNSDGGDGLTIYKDDYTHFKDDKHFFVFATKESEIKELFKNGSNSKEKIIVIHSKGDENLHLRFISKYLHEASIFQAANPYGLKLSGMEPITDDDTISKLRGANINFYSLLNETGLDGVKAFKEGVTLSGTPIDELFTYHYIKYEFTSELIRVWNFNGRQNSKLSKLQLSGERDNAYSAAIECMLKRFIDGGLIVAYSKLKIQVSSTPQLKLLLSVEITYNHSMNAVLLNITAQDIQNYLNSLKET; from the coding sequence ATGCCGCAAGATACAATTAGTGTGAATTTGGCACATTCTAGATTAGATATAAATTATGTAAATTACTACGCGCCTTTACTTGTTTACAAATGTGCCAAAATTAAAGTTAACACCACAACACCCAAGGTAAAAATATTAAACTTAAATATAAATAACTTTGAGAGACAGATTGATGCACTTGAGAAAGAAGGTAGTAATGGAGAGGATGAATTTGGTAAGGAAAAGGAGTACTTAAAGAGCGCAATACAAGCATTCTTTTCTTCAGGTGATGCTGGACTTAAATCAGTTAAACTACTTATATATAAAGAAGGCACTGAAGCAAAGGCAATTAAGACAGAGCTTAGAGATAATAGATATACATTTATTGTACTTATAAACACCTATGCAAGTAACAGTGATGGTGGTGATGGACTTACTATTTACAAGGATGATTATACACATTTTAAAGACGATAAGCACTTTTTCGTATTTGCAACTAAAGAATCTGAAATCAAAGAACTATTTAAAAATGGTAGTAACTCTAAAGAAAAAATTATTGTTATCCACTCTAAAGGTGATGAGAACCTTCATTTGCGGTTTATATCTAAATACTTACATGAAGCTAGTATATTTCAAGCTGCTAATCCTTATGGACTCAAACTTAGCGGCATGGAGCCTATTACTGATGATGATACAATTTCTAAACTTAGAGGGGCAAATATTAACTTCTACTCACTTCTTAATGAAACTGGTCTTGATGGTGTTAAAGCTTTCAAAGAAGGAGTAACTCTTTCAGGCACTCCTATTGATGAACTCTTCACTTACCATTATATCAAATATGAATTTACATCAGAGCTTATTAGAGTATGGAATTTTAATGGTAGACAAAATAGTAAATTATCAAAACTGCAACTCTCAGGAGAGCGAGATAATGCTTACAGTGCAGCTATTGAATGTATGCTTAAACGTTTCATTGATGGAGGTCTAATTGTTGCGTACTCTAAGCTTAAGATTCAAGTATCATCAACACCTCAGCTAAAGCTTTTATTATCCGTAGAGATTACTTATAACCACTCTATGAACGCCGTTCTTTTAAACATTACAGCACAAGATATACAAAATTATCTAAATAGCTTAAAGGAGACTTAA
- a CDS encoding DUF764 family protein, translated as MILSTQNIHKSLISYFKIFKERISKLEIKLDLINTYNHPYMSKYTIQCENIIAIKFENMDDLTLGSRAGAFYKNVNEFSLHFQIFILSQVINSKDKDAYYTMFQIYSLLSDFIYENTCKLTLEQEEDDKYSIRVNLYIYPTTNMQNSGLVKIDSNYSNAAYCCSQAFKANVQVIEQLIREEK; from the coding sequence GTGATATTAAGTACACAGAACATACACAAAAGCTTAATCTCTTATTTTAAAATTTTTAAAGAACGTATCTCTAAATTAGAGATAAAGTTAGATTTAATTAATACATACAATCATCCATACATGTCTAAATACACTATTCAATGTGAAAACATTATTGCAATTAAATTTGAAAATATGGACGATCTAACGTTAGGCTCAAGAGCTGGTGCATTTTACAAAAATGTAAATGAGTTTAGTTTGCATTTTCAAATATTCATTTTAAGTCAGGTTATAAACTCTAAAGACAAGGATGCTTATTACACCATGTTTCAAATTTATAGTCTACTTAGCGATTTTATTTACGAGAATACTTGTAAGTTAACACTAGAACAAGAAGAAGATGATAAATACTCAATTAGGGTCAACTTATATATTTACCCTACAACAAATATGCAAAACAGTGGACTTGTTAAAATTGATTCTAATTATAGCAACGCTGCATATTGTTGCAGTCAAGCTTTTAAAGCTAATGTACAAGTAATAGAACAACTAATTAGGGAGGAGAAGTGA
- a CDS encoding DUF1506 family protein — MSSIRDRLSKLASRVISYFKNEETLKLYKGTYAYLENLASHDITFNKNNSSEFKGVLFSIKADTLASVPEINLYDIKSLHKLYTTSNLDFELKDRISDESTFYEILSIDSSVGYLTMILKEVEWK, encoded by the coding sequence ATGAGTAGCATTAGAGATAGACTTTCAAAGTTAGCATCAAGAGTAATCTCTTATTTTAAGAATGAAGAGACTTTAAAACTTTATAAAGGAACCTATGCTTACCTGGAGAATTTAGCCTCGCATGATATAACTTTCAATAAGAATAACTCAAGTGAGTTTAAGGGAGTACTCTTTAGTATAAAAGCTGACACGCTTGCAAGCGTTCCTGAAATTAATCTTTATGATATAAAATCACTTCACAAACTTTATACTACGTCCAATTTGGATTTTGAACTTAAAGATAGAATTTCAGATGAAAGTACATTTTATGAAATTCTAAGTATCGACTCTAGTGTTGGCTATCTTACTATGATTTTGAAGGAAGTAGAATGGAAGTAG
- a CDS encoding DUF3890 domain-containing protein, with protein sequence MSGELQTLHSKVLSLLNLNEEILSFTQFETYTELLEMIIITKGINARVISSSHLILLLCYYIGCRLSQAGMIREFGLERIKNEKLNELEISYHPASNETNTTLSFCRQFESLLSSLKSQTNIPSCCLGFIR encoded by the coding sequence ATGTCAGGAGAGCTTCAAACACTTCATAGTAAAGTCTTAAGTTTACTTAACTTAAATGAAGAAATATTATCATTTACACAGTTTGAAACTTACACAGAACTACTTGAAATGATAATAATAACTAAAGGAATTAATGCTCGTGTGATTAGCTCCTCCCATCTGATACTATTGCTTTGTTACTATATAGGCTGCAGGCTAAGTCAAGCAGGGATGATACGTGAATTTGGTCTTGAGAGGATCAAAAATGAAAAGCTAAATGAACTTGAAATTTCATATCACCCTGCTAGTAATGAGACTAATACTACTTTAAGTTTTTGTAGACAGTTTGAATCTTTACTTAGTTCTCTAAAAAGCCAAACAAACATACCCTCTTGTTGTTTAGGATTTATAAGGTGA
- a CDS encoding DUF228 domain-containing protein: MSSNNITQLVKDYETKRDKLKGLMKNPSNYSATFSNNTDFRDKNLHFSNSGGTATSSKTRLENHPTKGYPYKRGVKLVVNPFTQGQPHYEPHVEPGGGDDLYGICVNIDDFTQRATVVPITEYFEGYLVAKDNSIKEKDKLKFNSNGELEKASGSTNVNAIATSDSIQLSSDVYIVSVVTYGNKALN; the protein is encoded by the coding sequence TTGTCATCTAATAATATCACACAATTAGTCAAGGACTATGAAACTAAAAGAGATAAGTTGAAAGGACTTATGAAGAATCCTAGCAATTATTCAGCTACTTTTAGTAACAATACTGATTTTAGAGATAAGAATTTGCATTTTAGTAATTCTGGTGGAACTGCAACAAGCAGCAAGACTAGATTAGAGAATCATCCAACTAAAGGTTATCCATATAAACGAGGTGTAAAACTTGTTGTAAATCCTTTTACCCAAGGCCAGCCACACTATGAACCACATGTTGAACCTGGGGGTGGTGATGATTTATACGGTATATGTGTTAACATAGATGATTTTACACAAAGGGCAACAGTAGTACCAATTACAGAATATTTTGAAGGGTATCTTGTTGCTAAAGATAATTCTATTAAGGAAAAAGATAAGCTTAAATTTAATTCAAATGGTGAGCTTGAAAAGGCTAGTGGATCTACCAATGTCAATGCTATAGCTACATCAGATTCGATTCAGTTGTCAAGTGACGTTTACATAGTAAGTGTAGTAACTTATGGAAATAAGGCTTTAAATTAA
- a CDS encoding DUF228 domain-containing protein: MSSVSEKITTPSGIKGNKEVQDSDTLHSDYELESQMANSEQIEFLKTLDVETLNTLDTLEDVESLRISSQPKSRSKRHTPAQVASLETQYRDAILKLRQYTKNQHEDRALFSGFENGFQDKMKIIDSNALSISSSVDIIGKYPYKGWPFKRAVKLSVESDTVYVIPSNDEDMYGICIDVDESTDTASVIPITNNFTGYLSASDASIKIADKLDFDSNGMLIKAGSGGKRMMNIVALDDAFTIDLAPDDATRKGQYKLHFVEVTVYGNRS; the protein is encoded by the coding sequence ATGAGTTCTGTAAGTGAAAAAATAACTACTCCTAGCGGTATTAAAGGTAATAAAGAAGTTCAAGACAGTGATACTTTGCATTCAGATTATGAATTAGAGAGTCAAATGGCAAATTCAGAGCAAATAGAATTTTTAAAAACACTAGATGTAGAAACATTAAATACTCTAGATACTCTAGAGGATGTAGAATCATTGAGAATAAGTAGTCAGCCTAAAAGCCGCAGCAAAAGACATACACCTGCACAAGTAGCGTCACTTGAGACTCAATACAGAGATGCAATCCTAAAGCTTAGACAATACACTAAGAATCAACATGAAGATAGGGCTTTATTTAGTGGTTTTGAGAATGGATTTCAAGATAAGATGAAAATTATTGATTCTAATGCCCTCTCAATATCTAGTAGTGTTGACATTATAGGAAAGTATCCATATAAAGGATGGCCATTCAAGCGTGCTGTTAAGCTTTCAGTAGAGAGTGATACTGTTTATGTCATACCATCTAATGATGAGGATATGTATGGTATATGCATTGATGTTGATGAGAGTACTGACACGGCATCTGTAATTCCAATAACTAATAATTTTACTGGATATTTATCAGCTAGTGATGCAAGTATAAAGATAGCAGATAAATTAGATTTTGATTCAAACGGAATGCTTATAAAAGCAGGAAGTGGTGGCAAAAGAATGATGAATATCGTAGCACTTGATGACGCATTTACCATTGATTTAGCACCAGATGATGCTACCCGTAAGGGACAATACAAATTACATTTTGTTGAAGTAACGGTGTATGGTAATAGATCTTAA
- a CDS encoding DUF228 domain-containing protein, with translation MSNNITQLKKEYEDKLKEIKALMKNPSRDLATFSNNTDFRDKNLHFSNSGGTSTSSDTVIVNYPIKGYPYKRGVKLSFEGDFEPRVEAGGGDDLFGICVNIDDFTQRATVVPITEYFEGYLVVKKDSQSSINAGDKLSFNTNGELEKASTSNNTKVNAIALSKAYKLNDSLYIINVSVFGNRALKGS, from the coding sequence GTGTCTAATAATATCACGCAACTTAAAAAAGAATATGAAGATAAACTTAAAGAAATCAAAGCATTAATGAAGAATCCTAGTAGGGACTTAGCTACTTTTAGTAACAATACTGATTTTAGAGATAAGAATTTACATTTTAGTAATTCTGGTGGAACTAGTACAAGTTCAGATACTGTAATTGTTAACTATCCAATTAAGGGATATCCATACAAGAGAGGAGTAAAGTTATCTTTTGAAGGTGACTTTGAACCTCGTGTTGAAGCTGGGGGTGGTGATGACCTTTTTGGTATATGTGTTAACATAGATGATTTTACACAAAGGGCAACAGTAGTACCAATTACGGAATATTTTGAAGGGTACTTAGTAGTAAAAAAGGATAGTCAATCTTCAATTAATGCTGGAGATAAATTGTCCTTCAATACAAATGGTGAACTTGAAAAGGCTAGTACTTCAAATAACACTAAAGTGAATGCAATAGCTTTATCAAAAGCATACAAATTAAATGATAGTCTCTACATAATAAATGTTAGTGTATTTGGAAATAGGGCATTGAAGGGTAGTTAA
- a CDS encoding DUF1357 family protein translates to MEVEKTNDSVKTATDTESVSKTPVMVSISAAEYEEYKAYKATKESDNKALSINERVSKELAEVQERALLQDKLLKEATRINEIDTLASKYLSNHFNKEALLSKGYSLDEILLAQSRELVRKYVLPEEIKAIAKVESTEHLEGKILEQLLDLAKVNIKHRKRNVSMSDVSSKNGSVKFRETISISDPNFRPINRSEITEGMIQFHINKQKQTSERINKRSA, encoded by the coding sequence ATGGAAGTAGAGAAGACAAATGACTCTGTAAAGACCGCTACTGATACAGAATCAGTAAGTAAAACACCGGTTATGGTGAGTATAAGTGCTGCTGAATATGAAGAATATAAAGCGTATAAAGCAACAAAAGAATCTGATAATAAGGCTTTAAGTATTAATGAGCGTGTATCAAAAGAACTTGCTGAGGTTCAGGAGCGTGCATTATTACAAGATAAACTCTTAAAGGAAGCAACACGTATCAATGAGATTGATACACTTGCAAGTAAATACTTAAGTAATCACTTTAATAAAGAGGCATTACTCTCTAAAGGATATTCACTTGATGAGATACTCTTAGCCCAAAGCCGAGAGCTTGTTCGAAAATATGTATTACCTGAAGAGATAAAAGCTATAGCTAAGGTTGAATCAACAGAACATCTTGAAGGAAAGATATTGGAACAGCTTTTAGATTTGGCAAAGGTGAATATAAAACATAGAAAGCGTAATGTGAGTATGAGTGATGTTTCTTCTAAAAATGGGAGTGTTAAATTTAGAGAGACAATATCAATCTCAGATCCAAATTTCAGACCAATTAATCGAAGTGAGATTACAGAAGGTATGATACAGTTTCATATAAATAAACAAAAACAGACTTCCGAAAGAATAAACAAACGCAGTGCTTAA